In Nerophis ophidion isolate RoL-2023_Sa linkage group LG12, RoL_Noph_v1.0, whole genome shotgun sequence, a single window of DNA contains:
- the LOC133563247 gene encoding uncharacterized protein LOC133563247 isoform X3 has product MKWGNACHFQPTTRGTTGLYGVESFYKMETPELDLGADMVSVPGQIWPQRHQLNGSALEIYCLRQTAFSKECVHSRCCTEIVAVGQEPHRIFQLKQPHFTAITVRMWLQPQLTNILIRPLEPVSASLRVSEQQRLDVLCAANIQAAGMSKSCFRPSNNKWKTGYGHGERKRREKEADLWLLRASVTHNGSHVSANTVVSEPLDRSRYPTAGDSRQKQTHSGESSTPEQVDKRGFFALESARAAQTGTRDVGAELYSRHGHVHTLQTQAQL; this is encoded by the exons GGAAACTCCTGAACTTGACTTGGGGGCCGATATGGTGTCAGtcccgggccagatttggccccaaCGCCACCAGTTGAATGGCAGTGCTCTAGAGATTTACTGCTTGCGCCAAACCGCTTTTTCCAAG GAATGTGTTCATTCACGCTGCTGTACGGAAATTGTCGCTGTCGGGCAAGAACCACACCGCATCTTTCAGTTGAAGCAGCCACACTTCACAGCAATTACCGTCAGAATGTGGCTTCAACCGCAGCTGACCAATATTCTCATCCGCCCCTTGGAACCTGTAAGTGCTTCTTTGCGTGTGAGTGAGCAACAGCGGTTGGATGTTCTTTGTGCAGCGAACATCCAAGCCGCAGGTATGTCCAAATCATGCTTCAGACCTTCCAACAACAAATGGAAAACAGGCTATGGGcacggagagagaaagagaagaGAAAAGGAAGCAGATTTGTGGCTCCTGCGTGCAAGCGTCACTCATAATGGGAGTCACGTTTCGGCGAACACTGTTGTTTCGGAGCCATTAGACCGGAGTAGGTACCCGACTGCGGGTGACTCACGTCAAAAGCAAACTCACTCAGGAGAAAGTTCTACACCAGAACAAGTCGATAAGAGAGGCTTTTTTGCACTTGAAAGCGCACGTGCAGCACAAACAGGCACACGTGATGTCGGCGCAGAACTGTACAGTAGGCACGGTCATGTTCACACTCTGCAAACTCAAGCTCAGCTGtag